A single genomic interval of Aedes aegypti strain LVP_AGWG chromosome 1, AaegL5.0 Primary Assembly, whole genome shotgun sequence harbors:
- the LOC5573055 gene encoding putative protein tag-278 → MCSSCSRRCNTASLQERTSKKPWRAVSVQLSNKFQTPSPPSDSAPGEMSYTTQKEFFNVSFRNEAPRLPERKRSDGALMTYDLCTDGRAWALDKQKRSNYILDVVHKARFKKAMLHPEGQFELTKDYLIHLDVDDLAEYILSLQAEIKRKNDSVLQLEETRRTLDEQLEAIQAKSDELSEIQQQSAMLAEERTEFEQQLEDLEKVIVDLKERADRYDLLAKENASLRDQLQHQRTETADRIRLINAEVEANFNRMITQDYDKLEAELVLFKAQYEDLRQQKRDLKEQLQKAFVQQGKMTELRRQLALEQAHREKVEDELEHLLSLYDQRFQALDEQPVPVIEDFNRQRTEQWVESRALPSADEESRAQLAPYRGESIKPETAVEVVVESCMNCARLEQQLENLRSVQVEELQEREKESEALQEQYNLLKKELELSTRAKDEEMKKQEDIQKQQLAQLESIRKEQAPSKDQPPTVDAAEFESLKKTNEDLQKEIARLLAAQNANQDDVAKTAESQAELIKTIENLRSELQSTNQTVKEKEEAMRQMEVEVEKTRSTQQLGAAETVAAHVQEVELLSRKNDELENKLKQCELEMDERKRELEDQKRRLAEEDQARKSLTARNDEATKLAETQSELIKTIENLRLELQNTTDMVKEKDEAIRKMEVEMGMMRSEQQLGAAESAAAAVQETERLSRKVEELEEKLKQCNTELAERKDGDTVRKGGDVTDDADLQGKDQAEVAVTEVSDDIDEVEGGLSKILDEVESTTKERKSLIDGEEYDNIAQEVSQETITAVEIDELRASIKSAAAKSDSEAKIRRETDRDSEDASEIQHAEDDRQSLIESDTVLGDEASIRQIDQSVKIADVEATELIGEETKIDSQEKESSILDELTQEQRTRLEQNGFMDDDIIRIGTSDPDKTRLIAIKIVHHGMDVLVIAELDHLHRELCRAIIERYLMLGKNVQTIDKAMHECHQILDIVKEMGNHEMNSMLASPATQVPIRNPLLMEDDIPVRLPAKSKSRPKSTSLSQGSSALKKAGRVLVGDYDDTLSNFMKSAPKKQGKVVVDSNDQCRTRPWRAPKTPVETIVASTLVDGSRVVARQKRYS, encoded by the exons ATGTGTTCGAGTTGCAGCCGAAGATGCAATACTGCAAGTCTCCAGGAAAGAACATCCAAGAAGCCTTGGCGTGCGGTGTCCGTTCAGCTGTCAAACAAATTCCAAACACCATCACCACCATCGGATTCGGCACCTGGCGAGATGTCCTACACCACCCAGAAAGAGTTCTTCAACGTGTCCTTCCGCAACGAAGCGCCCCGGCTTCCGGAGCGAAAGCGCAGCGATGGGGCGCTCATGACCTATGACCTCTGCACCGATGGCCGAGCCTGGGCGCTGGACAAGCAGAAACGCTCGAACTACATCCTGGATGTGGTCCACAAGGCACGCTTCAAGAAAGCGATGCTTCAT CCGGAAGGTCAGTTTGAACTCACCAAAGACTATCTGATCCATCTGGACGTGGATGATCTAGCCGAATACATCCTTAGCCTGCAGGCGGAGATCAAGCGGAAGAACGACTCCGTGCTACAACTGGAGGAAACCCGAAGGACTCTGGACGAACAGCTGGAAGCGATTCAGGCAAAGTCCGACGAACTAAGCGAGATTCAACAGCAGTCGGCCATGCTGGCAGAGGAACGCACCGAATTCGAGCAACAGCTGGAAGACCTGGAAAAGGTGATCGTGGATCTGAAGGAACGTGCCGATCGGTACGATCTTCTGGCCAAGGAGAATGCGTCGCTGCGGGATCAGTTGCAACACCAGCGAACGGAGACGGCCGACCGCATACGGTTGATCAACGCCGAAGTGGAAGCAAATTTCAACCGTATGATAACGCAGGACTACGACAAGCTGGAGGCAGAGTTGGTGCTGTTCAAGGCGCAGTACGAAGATCTCCGACAGCAGAAGCGGGATTTGAAGGAACAATTGCAGAAAGCTTTTGTGCAGCAGGGTAAAATGACGGAGTTGAGGCGGCAGCTAGCTCTGGAGCAAGCTCACAGGGAAAAGGTTGAAGATGAACTGGAGCATCTGTTG TCACTTTACGATCAGCGGTTCCAAGCTCTGGATGAGCAGCCTGTTCCGGTTATCGAGGACTTTAACAGACAGAGAACGGAGCAATGGGTCGAGAGTAGAGCGCTCCCATCGGCTGATGAAGAGTCGCGAGCTCAATTGGCGCCGTACCGAGGTGAATCGATTAAACCGGAGACTGCAGTAGAGGTGGTCGTAGAATCTTGTATGAACTGTGCCAGATTAGAACAACAACTTGAAAATCTTCGGAGCGTCCAGGTTGAAGAGCTACAAGAACGTGAAAAGGAAAGTGAAGCATTGCAAGAACAGTACAATTTGTTGAAAAAGGAACTGGAATTGTCTACCAGAGCTAAGGATGAGGAGATGAAAAAACAGGAAGACATTCAGAAGCAACAATTGGCGCAACTGGAATCTATCAGGAAGGAACAGGCGCCAAGCAAAGATCAGCCACCGACGGTAGATGCCGCTGAATTTGAAAGCCTGAAAAAGACCAACGAGGATCTGCAGAAGGAGATAGCGCGATTGTTAGCGGCTCAAAACGCCAACCAAGACGATGTGGCTAAGACCGCGGAAAGTCAAGCAGAGTTGATTAAAACGATTGAGAACCTTCGCTCGGAGTTGCAGAGCACCAACCAAACGGTGAAGGAGAAAGAAGAAGCGATGCGGCAAATGGAAGTGGAAGTAGAGAAGACGCGATCAACGCAACAGTTGGGAGCGGCGGAAACTGTAGCGGCGCACGTGCAGGAGGTAGAGCTATTGAGTAGAAAGAATGATGAACTGGAAAACAAACTGAAGCAATGTGAACTTGAGATGGATGAGCGAAAGCGTGAGCTTGAGGATCAAAAACGTCGTTTGGCAGAAGAGGACCAAGCCAGGAAATCGCTGACGGCTCGTAATGATGAAGCCACGAAGCTTGCGGAAACGCAATCAGAATTGATAAAGACTATTGAAAACCTTCGCTTGGAGTTGCAGAATACCACCGATATGGTGAAAGAGAAAGATGAGGCAATCAGGAAAATGGAAGTTGAGATGGGCATGATGCGATCCGAGCAACAGTTGGGAGCCGCGGAATCTGCCGCAGCCGCTGTGCAGGAAACAGAGCGGTTGAGCCGAAAGGTTGAAgaacttgaagaaaaattgaagcaatgcAACACGGAACTCGCTGAACGGAAGGATGGCGATACAGTTCGTAAAGGTGGCGACGTAACTGATGATGCGGACCTCCAAGGTAAGGATCAGGCGGAGGTTGCTGTCACAGAAGTGTCGGACGACATCGATGAAGTAGAAGGGGGCTTGTCGAAGATATTAGATGAGGTAGAATCCACGACGAAGGAGAGGAAATCGCTGATAGACGGTGAAGAGTATGACAATATTGCACAAGAGGTATCTCAAGAAACTATTACTGCAGTGGAAATAGATGAACTACGAGCAAGCATAAAATCTGCAGCTGCTAAGAGTGATTCAGAAGCCAAGATAAGACGTGAAACTGATCGCGATAGTGAAGATGCTTCTGAAATTCAACACGCTGAAGATGATCGACAGTCATTGATCGAGAGTGATACTGTACTAGGTGATGAGGCAAGCATTCGACAAATCGATCAAAGCGTAAAAATAGCTGATGTTGAGGCCACAGAGCTCATCGGAGAAGAAACAAAGATAGATTCACAAGAAAAGGAGAGTTCGATACTTGATGAACTAACACAAGAGCAAAGGACAAGACTTGAGCAAAATGGGTTCATGGACGATGATATCATCAGGATTGGAACTTCTGATCCGGACAAAACTAGGTTGATTGCGATCAAAATTGTCCACCATGGAATGGACGTTTTGGTGATCGCCGAGTTGGACCACCTTCATCGGGAATTGTGTCGTGCGATCATCGAGAGGTATCTAATGTTGGGCAAAAATGTGCAAACAATAGACAAAGCCATGCACGAGTGTCATCAGATATTGGACATTGTTAAGGAGATGGGCAACCATGAGATGAACAGCATGTTGGCATCGCCGGCCACTCAGGTCCCGATCAGGAATCCACTTCTGATGGAGGACGACATTCCAGTGCGTTTGCCCGCCAAATCCAAATCGCGACCCAAATCAACCAGCCTCAGCCAAGGGTCAAGCGCTTTGAAGAAGGCAGGTCGAGTGCTTGTCGGAGACTATGATGATACGCTTTCGAACTTTATGAAATCAGCGCCAAAGAAACAGGGTAAAGTCGTCGTCGATAGTAATGACCAGTGCAG AACACGTCCATGGCGGGCCCCGAAGACCCCTGTGGAAACCATTGTTGCTAGTACTTTGGTGGATGGATCGCGAGTTGTTGCACGCCAGAAGCGGTATTCTTAA
- the LOC5573056 gene encoding translation initiation factor eIF-2B subunit alpha, producing the protein MKQTIGNSDVADYFIRILQEDDSLSSGIAAIKTLLWVLQETEFDTVQELHSTIQAAVQSMRETDKPMTSVVSGSELFLRFITLAKFDDKTIQEVREIMLGRGKSFLAKLLESRNVVAKQATSFISDGCRILTHARSRTVRDTLILAAKMNKRFHVFVTQSFPDKQGEQMQTELEAEGIECTLILDSAIGYVMETVDMVFVGAEGVVESGGIINRVGTFTMAMCAREMKKPVYVLVESFKFSRLYPLNQRDLPNDYKYSKPSLSDISKAHPLVDYTPPVYITLLFTDLGILTPSAVSDELIKLYL; encoded by the exons ATGAAGCAGACAATCGGAAATTCTG ATGTGGCGGATTACTTCATACGGATCCTCCAGGAGGACGACAGTTTGTCGTCCGGAATAGCGGCAATCAAAACCCTGCTGTGGGTTCTACAAGAAACCGAAT TTGACACGGTGCAGGAGCTGCACTCCACGATCCAGGCGGCGGTCCAATCGATGCGCGAAACGGACAAACCGATGACCTCGGTTGTGTCCGGAAGTGAGCTGTTCCTGCGATTCATCACCCTCGCAAAGTTCGACGACAAAACCATCCAGGAGGTGCGGGAAATTATGCTGGGACGTGGCAAAAGCTTCCTGGCCAAGCTGCTGGAAAGCCGGAACGTGGTGGCCAAGCAAGCGACCAGCTTCATCAGCGATGGATGTCGGATTTTGACGCACGCCCGGTCCCGAACCGTGCGGGACACTTTGATCCTGGCGGCCAAGATGAACAAGCGCTTCCATGTGTTCGTCACGCAGAGCTTCCCCGATAAGCAAGG TGAACAGATGCAAACGGAACTGGAAGCGGAAGGCATCGAATGTACGCTGATTCTGGACTCCGCCATTGGATACGTGATGGAGACGGTCGATATGGTGTTCGTGGGAGCCGAAGGCGTGGTGGAAAGCGGAGGAATTATCAATCGTGTGGGAACCTTTACGATGGCCATGTGCGCCCGGGAGATGAAGAAACCGGTCTACGTGCTGGTGGAAAGCTTCAAATTCAGTCGACTGTACCCTCTGAATCAGCGAGATTTGCCAAACGATTATAAG TATTCCAAACCAAGTCTAAGTGACATCTCGAAGGCGCATCCATTGGTGGATTATACACCCCCGGTCTATATAACGCTTCTTTTCACCGATCTAGGAATTCTCACGCCATCGGCTGTGAGTGACGAATTGATCAAATTGTATCTATAA